In Bradyrhizobium erythrophlei, a single genomic region encodes these proteins:
- the sufD gene encoding Fe-S cluster assembly protein SufD: MNIALAKTKTMREPDDIFEAARDRLPGTRKVAELRAQAFEAYARAGLPHRRLEDWKYTDLRALMREVLPLAAAPDASALERAKAALASLPAVDAHRLVLVDGVLAPPLSNLDALEAGVRVQSLSEILQDNSNAARADLLENGVASGAMIALNAAMATDGAVVTVANGAVLAKPIHIVHVATRSSASTYTRSCLKLGQAAHATLVESFVAADGAKSYQANDAVIVWLGDDAHLQHVRLMADSADASNITTAVFTIGAKSRLTSFNMTSGGGLSRYQGYLTFAGEGAEASVNGVNLLNERQHADTTLFLDHAVPNCASREIFRAVVDDRAHSVFQGRIIVQPKAQKTDAKMMTRALLLSDEAEADNKPELEIFADDVTCGHGATTGALDESLLFYLRARGLSEKEAQALLIQAFVGEAIESIASDELREVAITIAQRWLEMRG; this comes from the coding sequence ATGAACATTGCTTTGGCAAAGACCAAGACCATGCGGGAGCCGGACGATATTTTCGAGGCTGCGCGTGATCGGTTGCCCGGCACCCGCAAGGTCGCCGAACTGCGCGCGCAGGCGTTTGAAGCCTATGCGCGGGCCGGCCTGCCGCATCGCCGGCTGGAAGACTGGAAATATACCGACCTGCGCGCCTTGATGCGCGAGGTGCTGCCGCTTGCGGCTGCTCCCGATGCAAGCGCGCTCGAACGCGCCAAGGCCGCGCTGGCCTCGCTCCCGGCCGTTGACGCCCATCGCCTGGTGCTGGTGGATGGTGTCCTGGCGCCGCCGCTCTCGAATCTCGACGCGCTGGAAGCCGGCGTTCGCGTGCAGAGCTTAAGCGAAATTCTGCAAGACAATTCCAATGCCGCACGCGCCGATCTGCTCGAAAACGGCGTGGCATCCGGCGCCATGATTGCGCTGAATGCCGCAATGGCGACCGATGGCGCCGTGGTCACGGTAGCGAACGGCGCGGTACTCGCCAAGCCGATTCACATTGTGCATGTCGCAACGCGCTCATCGGCTTCAACCTATACCCGTTCGTGCCTGAAGCTCGGTCAGGCGGCGCACGCGACGCTCGTGGAGAGCTTTGTCGCGGCCGACGGCGCCAAATCTTATCAGGCGAACGACGCCGTCATCGTCTGGCTCGGCGATGACGCCCATTTGCAGCATGTGCGGCTGATGGCCGATAGCGCCGATGCCAGCAACATCACCACGGCCGTCTTTACGATCGGCGCCAAGTCACGCCTCACCAGCTTCAACATGACGAGCGGCGGCGGCCTGAGCCGTTATCAGGGGTACCTGACGTTCGCGGGCGAGGGCGCCGAGGCCAGCGTCAACGGCGTGAACCTCTTGAACGAGCGGCAGCACGCCGACACCACGCTATTCCTCGATCATGCGGTGCCGAATTGCGCCAGCCGCGAAATCTTCCGCGCGGTGGTCGACGATCGCGCCCATTCGGTGTTTCAGGGCCGCATCATCGTTCAGCCCAAGGCGCAGAAGACCGACGCCAAGATGATGACGCGGGCGCTGTTGCTCTCGGACGAGGCCGAGGCCGACAACAAGCCCGAACTGGAAATCTTTGCCGACGACGTGACTTGCGGTCACGGCGCCACTACCGGCGCGCTCGACGAAAGCCTGCTGTTCTATCTGCGGGCCCGCGGCCTCTCCGAGAAGGAGGCCCAGGCGCTGCTGATTCAGGCCTTCGTCGGTGAAGCGATCGAATCGATTGCCAGCGATGAACTTCGCGAGGTCGCGATCACGATAGCGCAGCGCTGGCTGGAGATGCGGGGATGA
- the sufC gene encoding Fe-S cluster assembly ATPase SufC: MSLLEVRNLQVRVEDREILHGLSLIVNRGEVHAIMGPNGSGKSTLSHVIAGKPGYEVTGGEILFKGEDLLEMDPNERAAKGVFLAFQYPVEIPGVITMNFLRTAYNAQRKARGESELMAPEFLKKVREVAKNLSIPQDMLKRGVNVGFSGGEKKRNEILQMALFEPSLCILDEMDSGLDIDALRIAADGVNALRSPDRAMVVITHYQRLLNYIVPDFVHVMSKGKVVKSGGKELALELEASGYAQFEDAA; encoded by the coding sequence ATGTCACTGCTTGAAGTCAGGAATTTGCAGGTGCGTGTCGAGGATCGTGAAATCCTCCACGGGCTGTCGCTCATTGTGAACCGGGGCGAGGTTCACGCCATCATGGGACCGAACGGCTCCGGCAAATCGACGCTCTCGCACGTCATCGCCGGCAAGCCGGGCTATGAAGTCACCGGCGGCGAGATCCTGTTCAAGGGCGAAGACCTGCTCGAGATGGATCCGAACGAGCGTGCCGCCAAGGGCGTGTTTCTCGCCTTCCAGTATCCGGTCGAGATCCCCGGCGTGATTACCATGAATTTCCTGCGCACGGCCTACAACGCCCAGCGCAAGGCGCGGGGCGAGAGCGAATTGATGGCGCCAGAATTCCTGAAAAAGGTGCGCGAGGTTGCCAAAAATCTCAGCATCCCGCAGGACATGCTCAAGCGCGGCGTCAATGTCGGATTCTCCGGCGGCGAAAAGAAGCGCAACGAAATTCTTCAGATGGCGCTGTTCGAGCCGAGCCTGTGCATCCTGGACGAAATGGATTCCGGCCTCGACATCGACGCGTTGCGGATTGCGGCCGACGGCGTCAACGCGCTGCGTTCGCCCGATCGGGCGATGGTCGTTATCACGCACTATCAGCGGCTTCTGAACTACATCGTGCCCGATTTCGTACACGTGATGTCGAAGGGCAAGGTCGTCAAAAGCGGCGGCAAGGAACTTGCGCTGGAACTGGAAGCGTCCGGCTACGCGCAGTTCGAAGACGCGGCCTGA